CGAGCAGTTAGCCCTGTAACAAGGCCAGCAGTTAGCCCTGTAACAAGGCCAGCAGTTAGCCCTGTAACAAGGCCAGCAGTTAGCCCTGTAACAAGGCCAGCAGTTAGCCCTGTAACAAGGCCAGCAGTTAGCCCTGTAACAAGGCCAGCAGTTAGCCCTGTAACAAGGCCAGCAGTTAGCCCTGTAACAAGGCCAGCAGTTAGCCCTGTAACAAGGCGCTCATGGAGTGATTAATCAGAATGTGAAAAGTCCGCAAACAACCGTCTCGCTGTTCTAAGCCTCCGGGCTGATAGTCCGACATTGACGGTAGTTGCCCTTGTGAGCACGtggccagtgacgtcaccggcAGGTAGTATAAAGCACTCGCTAGTCCAGTTCTCGCCTCCTTCTTGCCCCCGAGCCAGGTGGCGCTGTGGTCAAGcactcactttttaaaaaaaactctgactATCGCGTCACAGGCTGACACGTCGACTGAGAGTGCAGGAACTTCTCTCTGGAGGTGACGACAGGTGGCGCCGTGGTCACGTGTCTCTTGATGTGACGCGTCTTCACAAGGCTGGACATCAAGGGTTATCTCACCCTGCTACCTCTGTTTTCTTCCCCTGCATCATCCCCCTGCCCATAGTGCGAGGTCGCCAGCAGGTGAAGCAAGTAACAAGTAACAAGTGAGCCGCCATGTCCCGACTTTACGTCGTCTTGCTGGCCTTGACCACCACAAAGGTCAAGGTGAGTCTCTCTGAACTCTTGTGGTCTGACATGACAAGGGAGGCAACCGCTGTGATGAGAGTAGACATGGGCGACATGGTGTACAGCGAGCACGAGATGTGGCGAACCGTCTGTAAGTCGCTCGTGCAGTGCGCGCAGCAGTGCTTCTCCACCCCGGGCTGCAGCGCCTTCACCGTCACCCACGTGACCTCATCTCTGATGACGTGTCGCGGCTATTCAATGACCTTAGACAAACTGCAGAGTGGCGTCCCTTCACCTGGCACACGAGCCTACGACATTCAAGGTACATCCAGGACCTCCATCATGCTTCCGCCCTGACCTAAACACCCAGttccgaccgaccgaccgaccgaccgaccgaccgaccgaccgaccgaccgaccgaccgaccgaccgaccgaccgaccgaccgaccgaccgaccgaccgaccgaccgacagaccgaccgaccgaccgaccgaccgaccgacagacagacagacagaccgacagaccgatcgacagacagacagacagacagacagacatgatgAGGTCGGCAGTGACTATGCTGACGTTAGATGTTGATGCCAACTACTTGACTTCTTTGTCAACACGAGAACAACATTCTACTCCATTGTGCTGTAGAAAGCTTTGTTGgtaaacacaataaacagtCGGCTGCTTCACAAACAACATGTGGTGCTAATGCTTCCTCTTCTCTGTTTGCTCACCAGAGCTGAGTTGGCTGGACAAGGAGTGCACCACTGACTGGGAATGCTCAAACCCAAAGTCCGTCTGCTTGGCTGGCCGCTGTCTGTGTAGCCCCGGCTACTTCTACTCGCACTCTGCACGTGACTGCTGGAGGCGTGAGTaccactcactctcaccctcaCACAAGTAGCTGCAGGCTCTCGGTGACTTACTTAGCAAACGGTGTGAGAGCGTTTTCCTGTAGCCGTAAAAGTCGTTGGCAGGGAGGGTGGGGGAGACAAATAAAGGGCAGACTATAGAGAAGAGTAGGGGAGAAAACTCCTCACAAGTAGTATTGGCGTGAGTAGCCTTGACGTGAGCTGCATTCACAGACAGCAGCTTAGGGCCACGTCCTCTCCGTCTATTGCTGCTGCTAGGGCCGACTGATGTTGACAACGACAAGGCAGATGACGATAATGAATGAGCTTACCATGCTGACGCCCTGTTGACGCCATGTTGACATGTTGACGCCATGTTGACGCCTGTTGAAACCCTGTTGACATGTTGACGTAACGTTGACGCCTTGTTGACATGTTGACGCCATGTTGACGCCTGTTGAAACCCTGTTGACATGTTGACGTAACGTTGACGCCTTGTTGACATGTTGACGCCTGTTGAAACCCTGTTGACATGTTGACGTAACGTTGACGCCTTGTTGACATGTTGACGCCGTGCTGACGCCTTGTACTCAAGTATTAACCTGCAGCAAGTCTGTGGACTCTGGCAGTGACAACCTGTAAAGTTAAAAGGTAATTCAAAAGATTTACATgacattaaaattgttatttttagatCACTTGATTTGCTCTTGACTGACTTCAAAACATAGTACGcaatcggttgccatggaaacagcCAAATGGCGCaaagcaaacaattttaaaagcttgtaGCTTTACTCCAGTTGTGAGTAAAACTAAAATTAGTTTTGAACTGGCTGCCTGCAGGAATGATaggaaatagtttttaaaaaacctagtTTTATGAATTTTGTTGTAAAGCGGCAAGTTTAATGCGTTTAAACGTTGTAACTACTAAACTTCTAACTTTTTGAAATTATACCagtgttaaaatgtttgcataaatataaagaaaggcAACAAAATATAAATCCTGTGTCTCATTAAGGTCTTGAATCGtaacacaaacaagaaatcgagaaaatgtgcagaaaatgttgaaaatctGTTTCATCCGAGCCCTGTCGAGTGTTTCACCATCTGCTAGTGTTCTCCGATGTACAATTTAAACAAACTAAtacatttttgctttattgtcCTTTAAAAAGTGAACATGGATGCCGTTGTGTGTCCAAATGCTGACTAAGCTGCACAGAAATACTCAGCAAAGTGGCGTTTGCAAATATTGAGTTACACACTTGAAGTTGAGTTAGTTATCTCAGAGACGAGTGTCCACAGTCTCATGGTATCGCCATCTCTGGTCTCTTCGTGTCTAACACCAGGCTGACCTTGTGAGCAGCAGCAGAAGTAGCAGACCTCTGTGCTCATCTTCATTCTCCACCTTTCGCGAGGTGCTGGAATGACCCCCAACACTGAACTCTGTCACTCAGGAACTCAGTTCAAAAGCTCCATCATTAAAACACAAACTGCACACGGCACTGAGCCCTTGGGGCAGTGTGCCTTATtcatgtcagtcagtcagtcagtcgtctcATGTCCGACACCTATGGTTGGAGGGATGACATGATAGAGGgggcagctgacaggccgccatcttgtctgttgtgggcgacagtcagcaggtcctgtacaggacgacctgtctagtaagtcagttcttcctctgaccaccgcgctGTCCACTGCCCTCCAGGGTACCTTGCAGGACAGTCTTCCACAGGGTGTCgtgccaaagaagaccagcttgtcacgtgactgttaaAAGTCCAGGTTGCTGGTGTCCTGCGAGtgcggccatcttgtttcctacaaagtcgttggttctgtgttctctgtatgaggtccggagcagcctcctcagccaCTTGGTCTCCAATGTCTGGATGCTTCTTTCCGTGTCGGCGAgtagagtccacgtgtcacatccgtagagcaggacgGACACTACCAGGGTTTGTACAGCTGGTACTGGTAGTCACCCTTATCTGATGGCTATGCCAGGTCCTATCCAGTCTCGCCATTCCGCTGTTGTTGTCGCGATCCTGGTGTGGATACCAggcgtggagctgccgtccatggagagggtggctcccaagtactggaagctgctgacctctggGACCTGTACCCCGGTGATAGAGACCTGTGCTGTGTCACTGCCATTGACCtcactttgctcttgtcagtgctgctcTCCATTCCGTGTACATGTgaactgtgtgtctgtctgtgggTGAGGTCTTGTAGttaaactgtctgtctgtctgtctgtctgtctgtctgtctgtctgtctgtctgtctgtctgtctgtctgtctgtctgtctgtctgtctgtctgtctgtctgtctgtctgttggtgCAGTTagcctgctaacaggtctgaTATCCAAGTGTAGGTTGTCGATCGGCCTTCCACCAGTGGagatggaagtgtgatggtcgttGAGAGCTTCGTGCATGATGTTGGCAAGAAGATATCATGGAGTGTACTTCCCACTGACCCTGATGCTATGACAGTGCTAACCCTGTTCAGTCTAACCATTTCCCGTGTTGCAATCACGACCCTGATGTAGATATCCGTCCTGCAGCTGACGTCTTTGGCAAAGGTGCCGTTGTTTACGGTCTGCTGAGCTCACCTGTCTACAAGCTGCACCAACTAAAACACATATTGCTGTCACAAATAAGGTCTTACACAGCTGTTACATATCGCGTCTAGAGCTGTTACACTGTGCTTACACAGCTGTTACATATCGCGTCTAGAGCTGTTACACTGTGCTTACACAGCTGTTACATATCGTGTCTAGAGCTGTTACACTGTGCTTACACAGCTGTTACATATCGCGTCTAGAGCTGTTACACTGTGCTTACACAGCTGTAACACCGCGTATAAAGCTGTTACAGAGTGCCTATGAAAGTACTTATTACACAGCACTTTGAGGACTTGAACAAGGCTGTTTCCATGTTGACTtatacatcacgtgacacagctcCTCGTGACAGACTGTGTCAACAGCCGTGTGAAGTTGTGATTAAGGTCAGTGAAAGTTTCTGTCAGGATGTGACAGCTGGTCTGCCCCGCTGTGCTCCTACCTAGTGTGAAGCCAGCCTCTTGTCCCAGCTTTGGATGGGGCATCGACACGAAAGTGATCGACAGAGAAAGATGAGCCCTCGTGACAGCACGTGACAGCACGTGACAGCTCTCTGGTCAGCTCGGTTTTGGTGTTTTTCACTTTACGTTGTTGCCTACTGAACCCTGCTCTGCTTTCTTATATTCCCAGACTGCCCGGAGGAGGACATAAGTTTGAAGATAGTGGCCTACCCGGGGTGGTACGCAGGCAACATGAAGCTAAATACGTCACTCAACATGGCCGCAACGTCATGCGTGCAGTGGTGCCGTGACGTAACTGCCTGTCGCGGCTGTCTGTACGACGTCACAACCAACAGCTGTTTCcttggtgacgtcacagccagtGTAGATGGCGTGAGCGAGTCCACTTCCCGTTATGGCTTCAACTATTACCAGAAGACATGCGCGTGACACTCAACACTCGGAAATGTTTGCCTCGTTTCCACATCGAGATGTCAAGAACAAGCACTCAAGTAACCACCTGGCTTTAACACTACGTGATTACAGTCACCTGGCTTTAACACTACGTGATTACAGTCACCTGGCTTTAACACTACGTGATTACAGTCACCTGGCTTTAAACACTCTACGTGATTACAGTCACCTGGCTTCAAACTccagaagtaaagaaaataataaagaaataaagcaacGTCTATCAGTCACCTCTGCAcgcgcgctcgtgtgtgtgtgtgttgcggggtgggtgggtggcgtTTTGCCTTTCACGTTGCAGTTTGCGTGTGTGAGTCTGCCGCCTGCCGGTCCATCACCGACAGGGCTTTTACTGAACAGTCCATTCCTTGGAGACTGAGGTCTACAAAGTCCACACCTCATGTAGAGACAGGTGCACAAAGTCCACACCTCATGTAGACACAGGTGCACAAAGTCCACACCTCATGTAGAGACAGGTGCACAAAGTCCATACTTCATGTAGAGACAGGTGCACAAAGTCCATACCTCATGTAGAGACAGGTGCACAAAGTCCATACCTCATGTAGACAGGTGCACAAAGTCCATACCTCATGTAGACAGGTGCACAAAGTCCATACCTCATGTAGACACAGGTGCACTAAGTCCATACTTGTTATAACGACAGGCGTACGACAGGTTCACAAGTTGTGAAAGGGAAGTAAAATAACCGGAAGCAGTTTCCTAGCAAAGTGTCTTCACTAGCTGGTCAGCTGATGGCCTGACTCAGTCAGGATTCTTCATTAACCTGTCAGCCTCTaggtcagacctgggcaaacgccggcccgcgggccggatccggcccgcctcctgtctctgaccggcccgcccgctggccgcccaccaatatatatatactatatatacagtattgggtaaaactgagttaactatattagtccggccctctagaaccatcccagtttctcatccggccccttgggaaaattaattgcccacccctgctctaggtGGTCTTGATAAATTTAAACTATATTCACACAATTCACACATATTGCTATCTCTCTTTAAATCCAGTATCACAcgcattcacactcacacacatacattcacccacacactaacacacacacacacacccacacactaacacacacacacacacacacacacactaacacacactcacacacacacactaacacacactcacacagacatataatcacacacatacattcacacactaacacacactcacacacacacacatatactcacacacatacacattcacactcacacacaaatacattcacCCACACACTAacccacacatacattcacccacacactaacacacacacacactaacacacactcacacacacatacattcacacacacactaacacactcacacacatatactcacacacatacacattcacacacacatacattcacacacacactaacacatatactcacacacatacacattcacactcacacacacatacattcacacacagactaacacactcacacacatatactcacacacatacacattcacactcacacacatacattcacacacacactaacacatatactcacacacatacacattcacactcacacacacatacattcacacacacactaatacatatactcacacacatacacattcacactcacacacacatacattcacacacacactaacacacacatacattcacacacagactaacacactcacacacatatactcacacaaacacattcacactcacacacattcacactcacacacatactttcacacacactaacacacactcatacacacatacattcacacacacacacactaacacacactcacacacacatatacacacacattcacactcacacacacacacgccggtCGGTTTCTGACcgctaatatattttttaaaaactaattttcttcatcgctctctcattctttccctcttccaTGCTGTTCATGTAGACCTGCTCGTGTAGTCAGATAAATCAAAGGCGAACACCGGTCAGCTGACAACAGCGACTGGCAGGTAGGCGTTGGGAACACATGGGAGACAACTACACTGTAAGCCTTCACTAACGGCCATTTACCTCCCTTTAGAGGCTTCTAGGTTCACTAATCAGTGAAGCAAGTCAATTAGCAAGTCCCACTAAATGTTTCAAGCATCAGGCTCAGTATGACAGTCGTTGACATTTTAGGGTTCAACTGTAGAGATTCTCTCCCCTTTGGGGGAAGCCTGATAGCGCAAGGGTAAAAGACTGTCTTGTCAACCTGTGACACCTTGTGtcataaataaattcataaataagtCAATCAATCTTTATTCTCTGTACTAGGCGTAATCCATGACACAACATTTTCTTTAGttgaaaataatgtatacatGTGAGCACAGCacaagtatatatacatacagataaacatacacacatgtaacaGCACTTAACACGCGTGCATACCTAACCCTCGCACACGTACACATCAACTTCATCCAATG
This is a stretch of genomic DNA from Pomacea canaliculata isolate SZHN2017 linkage group LG3, ASM307304v1, whole genome shotgun sequence. It encodes these proteins:
- the LOC112559001 gene encoding uncharacterized protein LOC112559001 isoform X2, which produces MSRLYVVLLALTTTKVKVSLSELLWSDMTREATAVMRVDMGDMVYSEHEMWRTVCKSLVQCAQQCFSTPGCSAFTVTHVTSSLMTCRGYSMTLDKLQSGVPSPGTRAYDIQELSWLDKECTTDWECSNPKSVCLAGRCLCSPGYFYSHSARDCWRHCPEEDISLKIVAYPGWYAGNMKLNTSLNMAATSCVQWCRDVTACRGCLYDVTTNSCFLGDVTASVDGVSESTSRYGFNYYQKTCA